The sequence below is a genomic window from Acetivibrio clariflavus DSM 19732.
TCACCGCTTTCCAGCTTCTTTTGATACTCTCTGCTTTGAATCCTTCCCCAAATTTTTATATTGTCTCCAACTTCCAAATTTGCCGAATATCTTGCATTCCTGCCCCATGCTATGCATGGAATATAGTCCGATTTATTGTAAGGCCTGTTCACCGCCAACAATATATCGGTTATTTCCCGGCCAAAAGGAGTTGTTCGATATACGGGCTTTTTGCAAATAAAACCGTTTAAATATATCTGATTCGGATTTTTCATTTTCCTCTCATCATCAAGGAAATTAATTTCTCTGGCAAAGACAGTTAAAATTAGTTTGCTGGTCTCAGAACTGTTATTATTATAATTGTTATATGACCGGAATTGCCCTTCAACCTCAATCAGTTTTCCTACCTCCAAAAGATCCTTGGAAATCAAACGTTCCGAAACAGTAACGTTTATTATATCATTACATTCACTTAATCTGGGCACTTCCAGCGAAAATAAATAAAACCCCTCACCATATACCTCATGGCTAAATTCTGCTTCAGTTGCTATTTTACCGGATATGGTCACCATGTTGTTCTCTATGATGTTTCCGACCATCCGACCCCCACACTCCTCTCTTAGGCTTGCGTACATTAAATATTTATCTAATGTAATGTTTATTCGTAACGGATAGATTTTAGAATACTTTTATATATTAAAAAATAATAAATTGCCGACTTTTTATCCAGTATAGGGGTAGAAATGGCAATTACAACTTTTTCATAATCTACTGATATCTTGCCAATTCCATTGGACATCCACCCGTAACAGTTCTTTAAGCAATCCCACCGGATAATCGCATCAATAATCAATATTTAATGTTACTAGCAGTTTATCTCTAATTATATTACACATTTTTAAACTTGAAAATCCCTGAAATCACTTTTTTTAGACAAACAGCCAAAAAAATCTGCCGTACAAATAAGAAATAAATTCTGCTTGCCAGACACTAGTTATTCAGTGAATTCAAATCTACTCCGTTAACCAATGCAAAAGTAGCTGCTGCCAAAACATTGTACGGATCATATATTTCCGACTTTGTTTTAATTATAAACTCCTGAGGCTCAATTACATTTCCGTTTCTTGCAAATACAGTTCTTTGCAGACAGCACATAATATCAGTCTTATCCACCATGTCTCCTACACTTGAAGTAGTTATACTGGCCTTAAGATTAAATCCGTAAGTTATAATATAGTGCTTTATTCCGTTCAGAAAGTTTGTAAGCTCGGTATCATCAGCATTAACTATAGCAACGCCCTTGTCGTCCAAAAGAGAAAATGCTTTTCTCATTGTCTCTTTATAAACATCAGAAATGTTTGTACTAAAATCATCGGCTTTATCGGTAAAAATAATTATATCAAATTTTATGTAGTTGAAAATTTCTTTATCTATATCAAAAATATTAATCTTCAGAATTAAAATATCGGTATTGTTTTTCAAAAGCTCGGACAAATATGC
It includes:
- a CDS encoding single-stranded DNA-binding protein, with translation MVGNIIENNMVTISGKIATEAEFSHEVYGEGFYLFSLEVPRLSECNDIINVTVSERLISKDLLEVGKLIEVEGQFRSYNNYNNNSSETSKLILTVFAREINFLDDERKMKNPNQIYLNGFICKKPVYRTTPFGREITDILLAVNRPYNKSDYIPCIAWGRNARYSANLEVGDNIKIWGRIQSREYQKKLESGEVITKVAYEVSVSKMEICSEAKKRSEENKNNDENA
- a CDS encoding Mur ligase family protein, producing the protein MLIAGIIGQSNKESTANLINSIFSASKKRFSIVDSKTLINLDVKRFKAYLSELLKNNTDILILKINIFDIDKEIFNYIKFDIIIFTDKADDFSTNISDVYKETMRKAFSLLDDKGVAIVNADDTELTNFLNGIKHYIITYGFNLKASITTSSVGDMVDKTDIMCCLQRTVFARNGNVIEPQEFIIKTKSEIYDPYNVLAAATFALVNGVDLNSLNN